In a single window of the Microaerobacter geothermalis genome:
- a CDS encoding polysaccharide deacetylase family protein: MTKKFLMILTSILIIVLMISGCGDQTRETAAPESSKVNNTKENDGVSKPIAEPDPVTEKQTPDSEKSEESSEDNPPEDELSADERYYVNPNNFRIYPVDKNNNKKIVLLTFDDAPYGDATLDILNILDKYDAKAIWFINGIYAVRNKPLLEEIANRGHVLGNHTWEHDFLRKMTPEQVRKEIVSVSDLIEEVTGERPKYFRPPFGQNSDISLQVIKEEGMQTMNWSVGSLDWNTPAPAPDEITKQVLSTMHNGGNILFHDKTITAQALDDILKSLSEQGYRFVVPTEVRPE, from the coding sequence ATGACAAAAAAATTCTTAATGATTCTTACCTCAATCTTAATCATCGTTCTCATGATCTCCGGTTGCGGAGATCAAACAAGGGAAACAGCTGCACCTGAATCATCAAAAGTAAACAACACCAAAGAAAATGATGGCGTCTCAAAACCAATAGCAGAGCCTGATCCTGTGACAGAGAAGCAAACCCCAGACTCTGAAAAATCGGAAGAATCCTCTGAAGACAACCCCCCCGAAGATGAGCTCTCTGCAGATGAAAGATATTATGTGAATCCCAATAATTTTCGCATCTATCCTGTAGACAAAAATAACAACAAGAAAATTGTCTTGTTAACTTTCGATGATGCTCCATATGGAGATGCCACATTGGACATTTTAAATATACTGGACAAATATGATGCAAAAGCCATTTGGTTTATCAATGGAATCTATGCGGTAAGAAATAAGCCATTATTAGAAGAGATTGCCAATAGAGGACATGTGCTTGGAAACCATACCTGGGAGCATGATTTTCTGCGAAAAATGACTCCTGAACAGGTGCGTAAAGAAATCGTTTCTGTCAGCGATTTGATAGAAGAGGTTACCGGGGAGCGTCCAAAATATTTCAGACCTCCATTTGGCCAAAACTCCGATATATCCTTGCAGGTTATCAAAGAGGAGGGGATGCAGACCATGAACTGGTCCGTGGGTTCTTTAGATTGGAACACACCTGCTCCCGCTCCGGATGAAATCACGAAACAGGTGTTAAGCACCATGCACAATGGGGGAAATATCCTGTTTCATGATAAAACCATCACCGCCCAAGCCTTGGACGATATCCTTAAGAGCTTGTCTGAGCAGGGTTACCGCTTCGTGGTTCCCACTGAGGTTAGACCGGAATAA
- a CDS encoding genetic competence negative regulator — MKVERLSQDKIRFFLTFDDLVERGIEKEDMWRDVPKIHELFNEMMEQAYYELGFEVYGPVAVEVFALPAQGMVVIVTRGKSESVDREEEDELYEMQVTLEESDLIVYRFSDFEDVIQFAKRIEHYPIDGGSLYHYQNGYYLVFDEIDWPEDQLNNVISILSEFGEASNVTTFVLDEYGQCILNENAIAKICNYF; from the coding sequence ATGAAGGTTGAGCGTCTAAGTCAGGACAAGATTCGTTTTTTCCTTACCTTTGACGACCTCGTTGAGCGGGGAATAGAGAAGGAAGATATGTGGCGTGATGTTCCCAAGATTCATGAACTGTTTAATGAAATGATGGAACAGGCATACTATGAATTAGGATTCGAAGTTTATGGCCCCGTGGCTGTGGAAGTATTTGCCCTTCCGGCACAAGGCATGGTTGTTATCGTAACAAGAGGCAAATCGGAATCAGTTGACCGTGAAGAAGAAGATGAATTATATGAAATGCAAGTCACCCTTGAAGAGAGTGATTTGATTGTATACCGTTTTTCAGATTTTGAAGATGTAATTCAATTTGCCAAACGTATTGAGCATTATCCGATCGACGGCGGCAGTTTATATCATTACCAGAATGGTTATTATCTGGTATTTGATGAAATTGATTGGCCCGAAGATCAATTAAATAATGTCATTTCTATCCTTTCAGAATTTGGTGAGGCAAGTAATGTCACAACATTTGTACTGGATGAATATGGACAGTGCATCCTCAATGAAAATGCCATCGCCAAGATCTGTAACTATTTTTGA
- a CDS encoding PIG-L deacetylase family protein: MSKLRKILLVFAHPDDESFATGGTIVKYSSIANTEIHLLCATRGEAGQTGHPSICTKEDLPYVREKELQKAANILGIDHIRLLAHRDGTLDKIPTEILAQEIKEYIDDFHPQIVITFPPHGISGHPDHIAIQKATMAAVKEASIVPYLYYITIPESWVGKRTSPPYSDPDESIHAVIECAEYKDQVAEALRAHRTQNKSVDRAFPGVNQGKNDSVRTANHYILAWPERTLHKPLDAL, from the coding sequence ATGTCAAAATTGAGAAAAATTCTACTTGTTTTTGCCCATCCGGATGATGAATCATTTGCAACCGGGGGAACGATCGTAAAATATTCATCAATTGCAAATACGGAAATCCATCTCTTATGTGCAACTAGGGGGGAAGCCGGACAAACAGGTCATCCATCAATATGTACGAAAGAAGATTTGCCTTATGTCAGAGAAAAAGAGTTGCAAAAGGCTGCAAACATTCTGGGTATTGATCATATCCGTCTATTGGCCCACCGGGACGGAACCCTAGATAAAATTCCTACAGAAATTTTAGCCCAAGAAATTAAGGAATATATAGACGACTTTCACCCACAAATTGTGATTACCTTTCCACCCCATGGCATTTCCGGTCACCCCGACCATATCGCCATACAAAAGGCAACGATGGCAGCGGTGAAAGAAGCATCAATCGTTCCATATCTCTATTATATTACAATTCCTGAATCATGGGTTGGAAAACGTACTTCTCCCCCTTATTCGGACCCTGATGAATCCATACATGCAGTGATTGAATGTGCAGAATACAAGGATCAGGTGGCCGAAGCATTAAGGGCCCACCGAACACAAAATAAATCAGTTGACCGGGCTTTCCCTGGAGTAAATCAAGGAAAAAATGATTCCGTAAGAACGGCTAACCATTATATATTGGCGTGGCCGGAACGAACCCTTCATAAACCTCTTGATGCTCTATAG
- a CDS encoding D-alanine--D-alanine ligase family protein gives MITVGVIYGGESTEREVSKKTGEGVIRALTEKGYSVKPIFFTDNKDLVQQMADLKVDLVYIALHGKYGEDGRVQGLLDLLKIPYIGSGVLASALAMDKHKAKQSFVQAGIRTAKEVIINKDSQLSIEKPWINLSLPLVIKPNSEGSTIGITIARSEEEVVEGIETASQYDSVIMVEEFIEGIEVTVGVMGKGKGIKALPVIEIVPKNPFYDYESKYAPGMSDHIIPARISQEMTEKCQSWAVLAHQVLGCRTFSRVDFIVPKDGSDPVILEVNTLPGMTETSLFPDAARAIGMDYSDMIDQLVKITLNK, from the coding sequence ATGATTACGGTTGGTGTCATTTATGGGGGAGAATCTACTGAAAGGGAAGTATCGAAAAAAACGGGAGAGGGAGTTATTCGCGCTTTGACAGAAAAGGGATATTCTGTCAAACCGATTTTTTTTACGGATAATAAAGACTTAGTACAACAAATGGCGGATTTAAAAGTAGATTTAGTTTATATTGCCCTCCACGGCAAGTATGGAGAAGATGGTAGGGTTCAGGGATTGTTAGATTTATTAAAGATTCCTTATATTGGATCGGGGGTTTTGGCCAGTGCCCTTGCCATGGATAAGCATAAAGCGAAACAGTCGTTTGTTCAGGCAGGTATCCGAACGGCGAAAGAGGTAATCATTAACAAAGATAGCCAATTGTCTATTGAAAAACCTTGGATAAATTTATCCCTCCCCTTGGTGATAAAACCAAATTCAGAGGGATCAACGATTGGAATAACCATTGCGAGAAGTGAGGAAGAAGTTGTTGAAGGAATAGAAACGGCATCCCAATACGATAGTGTGATCATGGTGGAAGAATTTATAGAGGGCATTGAAGTAACGGTTGGTGTAATGGGCAAAGGGAAGGGGATAAAGGCTCTTCCCGTCATTGAGATTGTTCCGAAGAATCCTTTTTATGATTATGAATCGAAATATGCTCCGGGAATGAGCGACCACATTATTCCAGCGAGAATCTCTCAGGAAATGACGGAAAAATGTCAATCATGGGCGGTTTTAGCTCATCAGGTGCTGGGATGTCGGACATTTTCCCGGGTTGATTTTATTGTTCCGAAAGATGGCTCTGATCCTGTTATTCTTGAAGTAAATACTCTTCCTGGCATGACGGAAACCAGTTTGTTTCCTGATGCGGCCAGGGCCATTGGTATGGACTATTCAGATATGATTGATCAGTTGGTAAAGATCACGTTGAATAAATAA